A stretch of the Chlorobiota bacterium genome encodes the following:
- a CDS encoding ABC transporter substrate-binding protein, whose translation MKIALTKLYYLLITIICLVSFISCNQKKDIGFDNLKFTSFNGDTLVIGKQVNVIISLAPNVTEIVASIGGFTKLRGITEYCNFPKEVKQISVVGNLQNVDYEKILAIKPDVVFMSLDGNSSQTYKKIKSLGINVYAVCGRTHKDVLKSIMQIGAIIGKEYEAKNLIDKISKNLDSLKSLSINKIPKKVFVIIDKKPIITVAHGFLNESITLAGGVNIAEDKLEDYPKFSREELLSDNPDVIIYPSNLSNSDALKSLVNLYPEFKNLKAIQNKKIFSIDPDIAFRPSPRIVDCCKILFEILK comes from the coding sequence TTGAAAATTGCTCTAACAAAATTATATTACTTACTTATAACAATAATTTGTTTGGTATCATTTATAAGTTGCAACCAAAAAAAAGATATTGGATTCGATAATTTAAAATTTACTAGTTTTAATGGAGATACTTTAGTAATAGGTAAACAAGTAAATGTAATAATATCTTTAGCACCAAATGTAACAGAAATAGTTGCTTCAATTGGTGGTTTTACAAAACTACGAGGTATAACAGAATACTGCAACTTTCCAAAAGAAGTTAAACAAATTTCTGTTGTTGGAAATTTACAAAATGTAGATTATGAAAAAATATTGGCTATAAAACCAGATGTTGTTTTTATGAGTTTAGATGGCAATTCATCTCAAACATACAAAAAGATAAAATCTTTAGGAATTAATGTTTATGCTGTTTGCGGAAGAACTCATAAAGATGTTTTAAAAAGTATTATGCAAATTGGGGCAATAATTGGTAAAGAATATGAGGCTAAGAATTTAATAGATAAAATTTCAAAGAATCTAGATTCATTAAAGTCATTATCTATTAATAAAATCCCAAAAAAAGTTTTTGTAATAATTGATAAAAAACCAATTATCACAGTTGCTCATGGCTTTTTAAATGAGAGTATAACTTTAGCTGGGGGTGTTAATATTGCTGAAGATAAATTAGAAGATTACCCAAAATTTAGTAGAGAAGAACTTTTAAGCGATAATCCTGATGTAATAATTTATCCATCAAATTTAAGTAACAGTGATGCATTAAAATCATTAGTTAATTTATATCCTGAATTTAAAAATTTAAAAGCAATTCAAAATAAAAAAATTTTTTCTATAGACCCAGATATAGCATTCAGACCATCACCAAGAATAGTTGATTGTTGTAAAATATTGTTCGAAATATTAAAATAA